A region of Bacteroidota bacterium DNA encodes the following proteins:
- a CDS encoding outer membrane beta-barrel protein encodes MNVRTGSGRRIPFFILLALAAQTLLNAQESRRLQPQWWFGGAVGPNFNTYSSDINSSQFYPPGYVGAVPSLPSFTKGTGAGVFLSPLLEYRPDPVWGGMLMLGFDGRGGSFTDVSGSGVTRTLRTSLNYISLEPSVRATPFSAPLYFFAGPRLGFSVSKSYTFTEVGGPEFSGDWTGSRGTVFGAQIGAGYDIPISDPNSSSQIELSPFVAFHFGQGPRSEESWTLTTLRAGLALKFGSGSEARQTASGEVQFAVRAPKLIPVERKVKETFPMRNCIFFDEGSNTIPARYISLTQSQASSFREEQLVQPEPKDLSGRSRRQLTVYHNILNVLGDRMRRHPSATLKLSGASEQGASNGRELAEAVKRYLVDLFGIDGGRIVTDGRTKPEIPSMQSGASRELELVRPEDRRVDISSPSPELLEPDQIISLQEDPLDSDVLFSVAGAQDVLASWSIVATDENGAVKRFGPFTSSEERVSGRAILGDRLQGKYTVVLDGITKSGQSIQKDETIRLVRSDQPEEEPGLRFSILFEFDQSKTVATYERFLSGTVAPLIPAGGSVIIHGHTDIVGEESHNLKLSRDRAQETMAILQRELARAGKRNVKFDTYGFGEDVRRAPFDNRLPEERFYNRTVIIDILPE; translated from the coding sequence ATGAACGTCCGAACTGGTAGCGGAAGACGCATCCCCTTTTTCATCCTGCTGGCCCTGGCGGCGCAGACTCTTCTCAACGCGCAGGAGTCCAGGCGGCTGCAACCCCAATGGTGGTTTGGCGGAGCCGTCGGCCCCAATTTCAACACCTACAGCAGCGATATCAACAGCTCGCAGTTTTACCCGCCGGGATATGTCGGTGCCGTTCCTTCCCTGCCTTCGTTCACGAAAGGCACGGGAGCGGGTGTCTTTCTCTCCCCGCTGCTCGAATATCGCCCCGATCCCGTCTGGGGCGGCATGCTGATGCTCGGTTTCGACGGGCGCGGCGGGTCGTTCACCGACGTGAGCGGCAGCGGGGTGACCCGCACGCTGAGGACTTCCCTGAACTACATCAGCCTGGAGCCGAGCGTGCGCGCGACGCCTTTCAGCGCCCCGCTCTATTTCTTTGCCGGGCCGAGATTGGGTTTTAGCGTCTCCAAGTCGTACACGTTCACCGAAGTCGGGGGTCCGGAATTCAGCGGAGATTGGACCGGTTCGCGCGGAACCGTCTTCGGCGCGCAGATCGGCGCCGGGTATGACATCCCCATCTCCGACCCCAATTCCTCCTCGCAGATCGAGCTCTCGCCCTTCGTCGCCTTTCATTTCGGGCAGGGACCGAGATCGGAGGAGAGCTGGACGCTGACGACCCTTCGCGCCGGGTTGGCGTTGAAATTCGGCTCCGGGTCCGAGGCGAGACAAACCGCCAGCGGCGAAGTCCAGTTCGCCGTCCGCGCGCCGAAGCTGATACCGGTCGAGCGGAAGGTCAAGGAAACGTTCCCGATGCGAAATTGCATCTTCTTCGACGAGGGATCGAACACCATTCCCGCCCGGTATATCTCGCTCACCCAGTCACAGGCCTCCTCGTTTCGGGAGGAGCAGCTCGTTCAACCGGAACCCAAGGATTTGTCGGGCCGGTCCCGCCGCCAGTTGACCGTGTATCATAACATCCTGAACGTTCTCGGCGACAGGATGCGCCGCCATCCGTCTGCCACGCTCAAGCTGAGCGGGGCGTCCGAGCAGGGCGCGTCGAACGGCCGCGAGCTTGCCGAGGCCGTGAAGCGCTATCTCGTGGACCTCTTCGGAATCGACGGCGGCAGGATTGTCACCGATGGAAGGACGAAACCCGAAATTCCGTCGATGCAATCGGGGGCATCGCGCGAGCTCGAACTTGTCCGTCCCGAAGACCGGCGCGTGGATATCTCGAGCCCGTCGCCGGAGCTTCTGGAGCCCGATCAGATTATTTCGTTGCAGGAAGACCCGCTCGACAGCGACGTGCTCTTCAGCGTCGCCGGCGCGCAGGACGTGCTTGCCTCCTGGTCGATCGTCGCCACCGACGAGAACGGCGCGGTGAAGCGGTTCGGCCCGTTCACCTCGTCGGAAGAACGGGTATCCGGGAGGGCGATCCTGGGAGACCGCCTGCAGGGCAAGTACACCGTCGTCCTCGACGGCATCACCAAGTCGGGGCAGTCGATCCAGAAAGACGAAACGATCCGTCTCGTCCGGTCCGACCAGCCGGAGGAAGAGCCCGGCTTGCGTTTCAGCATCCTTTTCGAGTTCGATCAATCGAAGACCGTCGCGACGTACGAACGATTCCTCTCCGGCACGGTCGCGCCTCTGATACCGGCGGGCGGAAGCGTGATCATCCACGGGCATACCGACATTGTCGGCGAGGAGAGCCACAACCTGAAACTCTCCCGCGATCGCGCCCAGGAAACCATGGCGATCCTCCAGCGGGAGCTCGCCAGGGCGGGCAAGCGCAACGTGAAATTCGACACGTACGGCTTCGGCGAGGACGTGCGGCGCGCGCCCTTCGACAACCGCTTGCCGGAGGAACGGTTCTACAATCGGACGGTGATTATTGACATTCTGCCGGAGTAA
- a CDS encoding TonB family protein, with amino-acid sequence MRTLEPVEADPKIPGRDEEHYRIEIRGRRIGDFSSLQVGPDPGDDAPRRATVQSISGAMHLRKSYLSDSDFRRIRVVALLSGLLLHFTVIVGLLFYLERQLEKSNLEETPFGSSGGGGGEDEQSLVLQFGPQSNPDQGKQAKENSTRGRVNLIDLYIYSEVEHAQPVVIKEPPKTAVKKVKKQQTIIAENLPTRWVRHGSGPGTGGGAGGGSGGGIGKSIGYSIDWGGTGGRRLLSGLYPRYPEGTDKQMVVVLQFTVLPDGSVDAILPTRKTDEILESASIAALRTWRFEPLPQQVAPKSQTGKVGFNFKLELSH; translated from the coding sequence GTGAGGACACTCGAACCCGTGGAAGCTGACCCGAAGATCCCAGGCCGGGACGAAGAGCATTACCGGATCGAGATCAGGGGGAGGCGGATCGGCGACTTCTCATCGTTACAGGTGGGGCCGGACCCCGGAGACGACGCGCCCCGGCGCGCGACCGTGCAGTCGATTTCGGGGGCGATGCACCTGCGGAAATCGTATCTCTCCGACAGCGATTTCCGGCGGATCAGGGTTGTGGCGCTCCTTAGCGGCCTCCTGCTTCACTTCACGGTGATCGTCGGCCTTCTGTTTTACCTCGAGCGGCAGCTTGAGAAATCCAATTTGGAGGAAACCCCCTTCGGAAGCAGCGGCGGCGGCGGCGGGGAGGACGAGCAGTCGCTCGTGTTGCAATTCGGGCCGCAGAGCAATCCCGATCAGGGGAAGCAGGCAAAAGAAAATTCCACGCGGGGAAGGGTCAACCTGATCGACCTCTATATCTACAGCGAAGTCGAGCACGCGCAGCCGGTCGTGATTAAAGAACCTCCCAAGACGGCCGTAAAGAAAGTGAAGAAGCAACAAACGATCATCGCCGAGAACCTCCCCACACGCTGGGTCCGCCACGGATCGGGTCCGGGTACCGGCGGAGGAGCCGGGGGAGGAAGCGGCGGCGGCATCGGGAAATCGATCGGCTACTCGATCGACTGGGGCGGCACCGGCGGACGGCGGCTCCTCAGCGGGCTCTATCCCCGCTACCCCGAAGGCACCGACAAGCAAATGGTGGTCGTGCTGCAATTTACGGTGCTGCCGGACGGCTCTGTCGACGCCATCCTCCCGACCCGCAAGACCGACGAAATCCTGGAAAGCGCATCGATTGCCGCTCTGCGTACCTGGCGCTTCGAACCGCTCCCCCAGCAAGTCGCGCCGAAATCTCAGACCGGCAAGGTGGGTTTTAATTTCAAGCTCGAGCTTTCCCATTAA
- the rocF gene encoding arginase: MNIHIIGVPMDLGAGRRGVDMGPSAIRIAGIGPRLTELGYTVNDEGDLTIKTQEEQRILDPLAKYLPEIARAVGVLSRKVEKVLERGHFPLVLGGDHSIAIGTISGVAVHARKRRKKLGVFWIDAHGDFNTPESSPSGNIHGMPLAICTGLGPRALTRIGGTFRKVEPQNVAIIGVRTLDKGERDNLIKYGVKIFTMEEIDKFGIHRVMKSALQKVGRQVDLLHVSFDLDSVDPVYAPGVGTPVKGGLDYREAHLIMEMLAESKKMSSLELVEVNPIIDNRNQSAEFAVELVQSAFGKKIL; this comes from the coding sequence ATGAACATCCATATCATAGGAGTCCCGATGGACTTGGGTGCCGGCCGGCGCGGAGTCGACATGGGCCCTTCCGCGATCAGAATCGCCGGAATCGGCCCCCGTCTGACGGAACTCGGGTACACGGTCAACGACGAAGGCGATCTTACGATCAAAACGCAGGAGGAACAGCGGATCCTTGATCCGCTTGCCAAATACCTGCCGGAGATCGCCCGGGCCGTAGGCGTCCTGAGCCGGAAAGTCGAGAAAGTTCTCGAGCGGGGTCACTTTCCCCTGGTATTGGGGGGCGACCATTCCATCGCGATCGGGACCATCAGCGGCGTCGCGGTCCATGCCCGGAAGCGCCGCAAGAAACTGGGCGTGTTCTGGATCGATGCCCACGGCGACTTCAACACGCCGGAAAGCTCGCCCTCGGGAAATATCCACGGCATGCCTCTGGCGATTTGCACGGGGCTCGGCCCGCGGGCACTAACGCGCATCGGCGGGACGTTTAGAAAGGTGGAACCCCAGAATGTGGCGATTATCGGTGTGCGGACGCTCGACAAGGGCGAGCGGGACAATCTGATCAAGTACGGTGTGAAGATTTTCACGATGGAAGAGATCGACAAGTTCGGGATTCATCGCGTCATGAAATCTGCCCTTCAGAAGGTGGGGAGGCAGGTCGACCTGTTGCACGTGAGCTTTGACCTCGACAGCGTCGATCCGGTCTATGCACCGGGGGTCGGGACGCCGGTCAAAGGAGGCCTCGATTACCGCGAGGCGCACCTCATCATGGAGATGCTCGCCGAATCGAAGAAGATGTCTTCCCTGGAGCTCGTCGAGGTAAACCCCATCATCGACAATCGCAACCAATCGGCGGAATTCGCCGTAGAGTTGGTACAGTCCGCATTCGGCAAGAAAATATTGTGA
- the accD gene encoding acetyl-CoA carboxylase, carboxyltransferase subunit beta: MAWFRRSKASIMADPQRKDTPDGMWTKCEGCGEIIHRKQLEQQFYTCIKCNYHFRIGSKEYLSILIDEGTFKELDRKMKSTDPLEFQDTKRYKDRIRETMRKTGLNDAVRTGTGKLGGVSVAIGVMDFSFIGGSMGSVVGEKVARAIQKSLKSKVPLVTVSSSGGARMMEGALSLMQLAKTSAKLAQLSDAGIPYISVMTDPTTGGVTASYAMLGDINIAEPGALIGFAGPRVIKQTIGKDLPEGFQRSEFQLEHGFVDVVIHRKEMKETITRLLKLMTE, from the coding sequence ATGGCCTGGTTCCGCCGCTCCAAAGCGAGCATCATGGCCGATCCCCAGCGCAAGGACACGCCCGACGGGATGTGGACCAAGTGCGAGGGTTGCGGCGAGATCATTCACCGGAAGCAACTCGAGCAGCAGTTCTATACCTGCATCAAATGCAATTATCACTTCCGGATCGGGAGCAAGGAGTATCTGTCGATCCTGATCGACGAGGGAACGTTCAAGGAGCTCGACCGGAAAATGAAGTCCACCGATCCGCTCGAATTCCAGGATACCAAGCGCTATAAGGACCGTATCCGGGAGACCATGAGGAAGACCGGTCTGAACGATGCGGTGCGAACCGGAACCGGCAAGCTCGGCGGAGTGAGCGTGGCGATCGGCGTCATGGATTTCAGTTTTATCGGCGGGAGCATGGGTTCGGTGGTGGGAGAGAAAGTCGCGCGGGCGATCCAGAAGTCGCTCAAATCCAAGGTTCCGCTTGTGACCGTTTCATCGAGCGGGGGCGCGCGCATGATGGAGGGGGCCCTGTCGCTCATGCAGCTTGCAAAGACGAGCGCGAAGCTTGCACAGCTCTCGGATGCCGGTATCCCCTATATCTCGGTCATGACAGACCCGACCACCGGCGGCGTTACGGCCAGTTACGCGATGCTGGGCGATATCAACATCGCCGAGCCGGGGGCGCTCATCGGATTCGCCGGTCCGCGGGTGATCAAGCAAACCATCGGAAAAGACCTGCCGGAGGGCTTTCAGCGGTCCGAGTTTCAGCTCGAACACGGCTTTGTGGATGTCGTCATCCATCGCAAGGAGATGAAGGAGACCATCACCCGGCTCCTGAAGCTGATGACCGAGTAG
- the tsaB gene encoding tRNA (adenosine(37)-N6)-threonylcarbamoyltransferase complex dimerization subunit type 1 TsaB, producing MTVLAIETATAVCAASVVRDGAVLAESRVESRHVHSEKLLPMMDEAFRSAGVAPAQIDGIAVSIGPGSFTGLRIGLSVAKGLAYAWEKPLIPVQTLEALAMHAVEQSLAVAGGFVLPMIDARRAEVYAALYRRVGGNLEEIIPPRAAQLRDLEGILPGESPVVVMGDGAVKFLEYLELGKSPARSRFVFPPMEARQCSASAVGLLGERALAAGRTGVVADLEPFYVKDFQSLVGAGQHGVVS from the coding sequence ATGACCGTCCTTGCGATAGAGACGGCTACCGCTGTGTGCGCGGCCTCGGTCGTCCGGGACGGCGCGGTCCTGGCGGAGAGCAGGGTGGAGTCGCGGCACGTGCATTCCGAGAAACTATTGCCCATGATGGATGAAGCATTCAGATCGGCGGGCGTCGCGCCCGCCCAAATCGACGGCATCGCCGTTTCGATCGGCCCGGGTTCGTTTACGGGCTTGCGGATCGGCCTCAGTGTCGCGAAAGGACTCGCCTATGCCTGGGAGAAGCCGCTGATTCCGGTTCAGACGCTCGAGGCGCTCGCGATGCATGCCGTGGAGCAGTCGCTCGCGGTCGCCGGAGGATTCGTTCTTCCGATGATCGACGCGCGGCGCGCGGAGGTGTATGCGGCTCTCTATCGCCGGGTGGGGGGGAACCTCGAAGAAATCATTCCCCCGCGAGCCGCGCAGCTTCGCGACCTTGAGGGGATCCTTCCCGGGGAGTCGCCGGTCGTCGTCATGGGAGACGGAGCCGTAAAATTTCTGGAATATCTTGAGCTCGGGAAGTCGCCGGCGCGCTCCCGGTTCGTGTTCCCTCCTATGGAAGCCCGGCAGTGCAGCGCCTCGGCGGTCGGGCTGCTCGGGGAACGGGCCCTTGCGGCCGGGCGCACGGGCGTCGTCGCGGATCTCGAGCCTTTTTATGTAAAGGATTTTCAGTCGCTGGTCGGCGCCGGTCAGCACGGGGTGGTGTCCTGA
- the tsaE gene encoding tRNA (adenosine(37)-N6)-threonylcarbamoyltransferase complex ATPase subunit type 1 TsaE, with protein sequence MTRNRSAEGGTAPPETYNTRTERETAGLGGDLGRRLRPGDTVALYGELGTGKTRFIQGICKALGVNEHVASPTFTIVNEYHTAAFDIYHFDLYRVNSIAELRDLGFEEYVSGDGVCLIEWAEKAAAVLPARRYDVVLKFGTGPISGTRTGPGPACRGSRDLREITITQILGVAA encoded by the coding sequence TTGACCCGAAACCGTAGCGCAGAGGGCGGTACGGCTCCCCCGGAAACCTACAACACACGTACGGAACGGGAGACCGCGGGCCTCGGCGGGGACCTTGGCCGGAGGCTCCGACCGGGCGATACCGTCGCGCTCTACGGGGAGCTGGGGACGGGCAAGACCCGCTTCATCCAGGGAATTTGCAAGGCGCTCGGCGTCAACGAACATGTCGCAAGCCCGACCTTCACCATCGTGAACGAATATCATACGGCCGCATTCGATATCTACCATTTCGATCTCTACCGCGTGAACTCGATCGCCGAACTGCGCGACCTCGGTTTCGAGGAATACGTTTCGGGAGACGGAGTCTGCCTCATCGAGTGGGCCGAAAAGGCGGCGGCCGTTCTTCCGGCAAGAAGGTATGACGTCGTGTTGAAATTCGGGACAGGGCCGATTTCCGGAACACGGACCGGCCCCGGTCCGGCGTGTCGCGGGAGCCGCGACCTGCGCGAAATCACCATTACACAGATCCTCGGGGTGGCTGCATGA
- a CDS encoding bifunctional response regulator/alkaline phosphatase family protein, with amino-acid sequence MTATKGKILWVDDEIELLRSHILLLSEKGYNVETATNGEDAVQLVKERSFDLVFLDEMMAGIGGLRTLSMIKDIRPELPVVMITKNEDEGLMEEAIGVKISDYLTKPVNPSQVLLACKKFLEGRKITGAHVSRDYIKEFNEISIALQNNLTADEWTALYAKLVDRSLELDLHPELGLKQTLTDQFRECNVEFSKFIERNYRHWLGQAKRPTLSVDIVEKYLIPQLQPGRSVFFFVIDCLRMDQWMMMESVLREYFDISREYYYSILPTATPYSRNAIFSGAFPDEIEVRFPEIWEKWEDDDNSQNRYEHQFLENLLERRKVHLKPESKYVKILDPEFGRSIEQSINSYAKNPLTSIVVNFVDMLAHGRSDSQLLKEIAPDEAAYRSLTQSWFMHSSLLGMLKTLARQKNVKIVLTTDHGSIRSLRSTKVIGDREASTNLRYKYGRNLKCDERHAIFVKNPADFRLPKRSVTINYLVAKEDYYFVYPTEFHKYVNQYRDSFQHGGISMEEMILPVVTLDPKP; translated from the coding sequence ATGACTGCAACGAAAGGCAAAATTCTCTGGGTTGACGATGAAATCGAGCTTCTCCGGTCTCATATTCTTCTCCTTTCGGAAAAGGGGTACAATGTCGAGACCGCCACGAACGGGGAGGACGCGGTTCAGCTCGTCAAGGAACGGTCGTTCGATCTCGTGTTTCTCGATGAGATGATGGCCGGCATCGGGGGCCTCCGGACCCTCTCCATGATTAAGGACATCCGGCCCGAGCTTCCGGTCGTCATGATCACGAAAAACGAGGACGAAGGGCTGATGGAGGAGGCGATCGGAGTCAAGATCAGCGACTACCTGACCAAGCCCGTCAATCCCAGCCAGGTCCTCCTTGCCTGCAAGAAATTCCTCGAGGGAAGGAAAATCACGGGGGCGCATGTCTCCCGCGACTACATCAAGGAATTCAACGAGATTTCCATCGCGCTGCAGAATAATCTCACGGCGGACGAGTGGACCGCGCTCTATGCGAAGCTCGTGGACCGGTCGCTGGAGCTCGACCTCCACCCCGAGCTCGGGCTCAAGCAGACGCTCACCGACCAGTTCCGCGAGTGCAACGTCGAGTTTTCGAAATTCATCGAACGGAATTACCGGCACTGGCTCGGGCAGGCGAAGCGCCCCACCCTCTCGGTCGACATCGTGGAGAAATACCTCATCCCCCAGCTCCAGCCCGGGCGATCGGTCTTCTTTTTCGTCATCGACTGCCTCCGGATGGACCAGTGGATGATGATGGAATCGGTGCTGCGGGAGTATTTCGACATCTCCCGCGAGTATTACTATTCGATTCTTCCGACCGCGACTCCCTATTCGCGCAACGCGATTTTCAGCGGCGCCTTCCCCGATGAGATCGAGGTCCGCTTTCCGGAGATCTGGGAAAAATGGGAGGACGACGACAACAGCCAGAACCGGTATGAGCATCAGTTCCTGGAGAACCTGCTCGAGCGCCGGAAGGTGCATCTGAAGCCCGAGTCGAAGTATGTGAAGATCCTGGACCCCGAGTTCGGCCGCAGCATCGAGCAGAGCATCAATTCCTACGCCAAAAACCCGCTCACCTCGATCGTGGTGAACTTTGTCGACATGCTCGCGCACGGGCGGTCCGACTCGCAGCTCCTGAAGGAAATAGCGCCGGATGAGGCCGCGTACCGGTCGCTGACGCAATCGTGGTTCATGCACTCGTCGCTTCTCGGAATGTTGAAAACCCTCGCCCGGCAGAAGAACGTCAAGATCGTTCTGACGACCGATCACGGGAGCATCCGGAGCCTTCGAAGCACGAAGGTGATCGGCGACAGGGAAGCGTCCACGAACCTGCGCTACAAGTACGGGAGAAACCTCAAGTGCGACGAACGCCATGCGATCTTCGTGAAAAACCCGGCCGATTTCCGGCTGCCCAAGCGAAGCGTGACCATCAACTACCTGGTCGCGAAGGAAGACTATTACTTTGTCTATCCGACCGAGTTCCATAAGTATGTGAACCAGTATCGCGACAGTTTCCAGCACGGCGGAATATCGATGGAGGAGATGATACTTCCCGTGGTCACGCTTGACCCGAAACCGTAG